The genomic region agaggagggagacgcgAGCCATAGGTCAAGGCAGTGAATTATTTGGCtaggtagggaaggagagagagagagagagagagcagccgagACCCTCTTGGGTATTTCATCAAGAGCTGGACAACTACCTCCATAGCCTTCCAGGCACACAGATCAACACGGGGGCCATCAGGATATGTGTTACCTCTCCATGTGTGAAGGCCCTCTgactcacccacccctcctcgtTGTGACCCCAATCACTGTAACCAAACCTCACTGTAACAAGTGTAACGCCTGACGGTTGGTCCTgactgtgacctctctctctctctctctctctctctctctctctctctctctctctctctctctctctctctctctctctctctccctccctctcccattctcATCAGCCTGTACAGCCTCACTTGACTTGCCGtgctctcccttctccctctacGCTCTCCCCCTTACCTGCCACTCTCCCATCTCCTgccactctccccctcacctgccactctccctcccctcacctgagaGAGGGGTGTTGTTCCACCCGGACCATAACAGCCTCGCTTCCTTCATTACCCCAGCCGGAGGCGCGACAGGAACGCTGAGGGGGGAAAAACGATGACTTCCCTCCCTTTTACTCCTTAAGGGAAGGGAGCCCGTCCCTCAGCACCCTTCCCCATCTCCTACCCTTAGGTAAGGGGTAAGAAGACCCTCCATCCCCCttgttttttctctccccctAACCACcattagtgagggagggaggtgggaggcaggtgggtggatgtgaccCTCAGCACTGTCCTCTGTGACCACCTCCCGGGGGAACCGGTTCTTCAGcaggtgttgcagcagcagcagcgggcagGCCGCCCCCACTGACACGGCTAATTGGCAATTAATTTGTATCATGACATGAGGCGCATTGATGGTAgccgcccccctctctctctctctctgtgtccggCGGCTGAGACACAACCTTTTTTTCGACGCTTCTGGTGAAGCAttatgtatactctctctctctctctctctctctctctctctctctctctctctctctctctctctctctctctctctctctctctcgtctgcaccACGGGAGCAACCAGTGGCCCCGGGAGGGCAGTGGTTGAGTCCCGTGTTGAGTGGCTCGCATCGCCCCCTCACCAACTGAATGTCTGGTGACTCTACTCTTCCAAGCGTACCATGCTCGTAAAAACCTTGAAGACGTTTATTTCATCCTGATAATTGAATGGGTTGATTATCTaatgggtctctctctcccctcccccgcttTAGGGATGTAGCGtcagaaacaaatgaacaacGGCCATATTTCCACAGAGCGACTCTCTGACTTTCATTATATCGACACTTAACCCGCCACGGTAACATCACACGTCCTTCATGATGTATCCTAGCCCAGCCCTCaccgggaaccactcaccctcctctcctcctactcacgCAGATGCCTTACtctcacagtaaaaaaaaagattcatttagTAATTTAGTAACTTTCCATTAACCCCATATGTTCATGgtatcttccacaaggcttctgTCTCGATCCTTTAgtttgttttctccagatccagaaatgccgcAGACAGTCAGGCTCTTCAAGTATTTTCTCGCACAtgttcaaagcaaatacctgatccacacaccctctccctctcctcaagaCGCATTGCTCCATATTATGAtcagtaattgtagtagtaatgaCGATGTTTGTCGTTATTTTTATCCCTAAGATCGTTTGCGTCATCATTAATGACAGTATCATTGTAGTTTGCTATCGTTGCTAATATAGTTGTTCTTATATTTGTGGCAGTAATGTTTGTTGTTTGcttacgtgtggtggtggtgtaacgtTATCGCGATCATTCATCTAGCATGGTTGCAACGTATCATTAGGATCATATATATTGTCTTTAGTTTCGATGGAGTCTTTTTATGATGATAGAAATTTTCCACCACATTGTTGAACCTATCTGGGCGTTGAGGGAGGTATTTGATCTCATGCAGGGCGCTACAGAGAGAGAATTATCTAGGACGTGCTTTTTCCTGGGTCAGAGCTGTCGCCCACCATGATAGACTGGAAATAACTGTTGTCCTCTGCAGCGATGATTTCCACAAAGAGGGGGAAGGTGAGAACGGGCTGGATGGTGGTGTGCTGTAGAACTGTTGCCTTGCAGGGGATGGAGTGTCCGTACCCCTGATCTCTGGTTGACCTgttgaggcaaacatggagatgtgagggagggttggtactATTGCCCTCACCTCGCATCCTCACCAGTGCCACCGTCCCTGGACCTGCCTGCCGCCTGGGTAGAGCGACCATGTCACCAGCTCCACGCGAAAGACGACACCGATAACGACATTTTATCTGACAGCTGTGGCCTCGTCCCTCCGCCTTCCTCAACCATTCCCCCATTTGTGACCCGACCACCCTTCTCAGTTCCCCCGCGCCGCCCCCAGGACTGCCACAGGGGACCGTCGCGAGATAATACGctccctccccagccttcccATCCCGGCCACCCCCCACCAGTCATTCCATTACCCTCTGCTTACCATTAGTTATGCGGGAGCGGCCTGGTTATTGCCTCTCACACCCCGCCGGCTCATGCATCTCGCGTCATCCATCTCCAAGCGTCCGCCATCAACCTCTGCACGGCCGGGGGATTGCCTCCTAACTGCATCACCCTCGCTAACTAGAACAGCCGCCCGGAGAGACGTTGGATATCAAGGGAATAGACGAGTGTCCGCCCCGTTGGTCAGACAACCCGTTCATGTTGAATACGACGGCGGCTCCGGCAGTAGCTCCGGGACATGTAGAGGTGGTTTGAGGTGAGCGAGCTGGAAGCATCGAGTGACAGGGGGTAAGCAAGCGTTAAGATGGGAATCAGCGAAGGAGgagggggcgcgggcgggcgggcctggGGGACGGACGCGTCCGGCACAAGACACACCCACGCCCAGGCGCTCCTGTCCGCTCATGCGGAGGGACGCCCGTCTGCCTGAGTCACAGCGCGTCCTGCAGACGGTTGCCAAGTGAGCCGTGACCGTAAACAGCGCTGCAGATGGCCGCCATTCATTCTATGTATTCATACAGCGTTACAGAAGGTcgttgtgtcccccccccctctggtcACTCGCCGACCATGCTGCTACCGtggtgaggaggacgaggaagcgGTCGGGAGCGGTTACTCAGCCAAGTGTCCGGCAGGAGGTTGTAGTTTGCCTGTTGACCCTGGTCTGTGTCTCACGAGGAATCATTTTTGGTTTgcatcttctttgtcttcttttctttctttctttctttcgtatgtCGGCTGGGATGACTTCTCCCCCAACGCTTCTCCCACACACCTCAGTCTTAACGCCCTCGACTGATTCACAACTTTGATATTTTGTAGGTCCGGTTCCCTTCTCTCGCTAGTGTTACGTCATGGACCGTGTACACTGACCCATGGCTGTTCTGTTATGGCTCccgccccttccccaacacttcctcctcccacttgCCTAAGTTCCTCTTCCGTACGGCAGCGATGGTCTGGACAGAGATTTACACACCGTTGGGTTTATTGGTTATTCTTTTGGCCCCATCGATCCCCGAAATTGCTtttcgtcctcacacacacacacacacacacacacacacacacacacacacacacacacacacatgactgtagGCCTCTCCCACCTTACAGAACAGATAGGTCATTGCACACCATTTTCTCCCACTTGAAATTAGCGTCTTCGTCGGATTGTCAAACGTATGACGTCGCGTATTAAGAGAGGCGCTGTGGAACTGGGGGAGTAAAAAAGAGATACTGGATGATGACTGATCATCCATCATGCCCCGAGATACATCATCCATCACTGGTGATTCTCGCTCTTTAGACTTCTCGTGGATGTGGTCAAGTGCCGGCAGAACCAGCGAGTGGGGATGATTTGAGTCCTGCTTGGTAATTCAAGGATTCTAACTTGATTCGGGTGGGTGGATCGTACTGCGGTGTCCCCTCACTGTGCCTCTGTATCAACGATGATCGTATACTGTCAGGGATCACTGCTTGTTACAGTTTGTAATATATAATAATAGCAGAAACTCAGGGTCACTGCTTGTTACAGTTTGTAAGATATCGTAATAATGAGCAGGAGCTCACAGTCTGAGATCATACCCCATAAAGAATAAACTGCATCTTATTATTTTTGCAGGCAAGTAAGGGAGGTTTTGTTGACAGATGCATGAGGAACAGTGGGTCAAATGATCAAGGATTCATTCAGTCTTGTCGTTTTGTGAGAAAAAGAATTTCATATTCATTTGAAGATTATGTCAGATATAACACGTTTCTCTTCAACAAATTGTTTGATTACTTTCATTTTAAGGAATTTTTTACTAAAAAGTATTTAGTAGTTAGATAGGATTTTCTATTAGCCGTTCAGCGAAAAAGTGCACTTGTAAAAGATCGAAAAATAATTTTATGTAAGTGTGGCATGTAATGGTGAGAGtcggaatgggcatcagagaaaaCGGTAATATATTTCAGGGATACTAAAATGCTCAGACTTTCCCGTTCGCCTCGAGAAACAGTTGACATAAACATTCTGTGATGCTTTTACAATCTTCTAAAAATTGTTCTACTTAACTATAGTATCTTTGATTACCTTGCTTTCATGATATGAACAGCACGTTTTCATCCATTTAGAGCGTAGACTGGTCTTTCGAATGCAGGCTTCATTCAGGATTAGATTTTAATAGCTATTTGTACACGCAAAGCCATGTCCTGTCTAGATTTCTTTGCAATCCTCCACAGTCCCTTTTCACCTGAATTACAACGCTTCCTACATCTTAGCTTGGCAGGGGGGGTGCCTGAACTTCAGCCCTCTTTCTCTAGAATGAAGACGTTGACCCTCAGTCTGACATTTCGTTTGCCTTACAAAAAGAGTTTCAAGATACAGACCAGCACGACTAACAGGTGCGCGAGACGTTTGTCTTATCCAGTGGTGTGGTTGCTATGTGAGTAACCTCTACTGCACGTGTGTAAATAAAAGGGAAACACATCTATACGTCGGTTTATTTTGTTCTAAAGTGAAAAAGTACATTACAAGAACATATGAATTGCGAACATACATATGATATTCATAAAGATCTCACTATGACTCCATCCTCTGCACCCTACAATAGGCATATCCGTTCCCTCCTTCGCTCAACTTACACCTCCATTCGGCAGTCTTTACTCAAGCCCTTCCGCGGCTTCTGGTCTGTGTCCTCCACGAACTTTATTTCCTCTTCTGGCGTTGGCcgctccgcctccgcctccagcTTGTAGTTCCACGGCTGGATCTCCGTCGAGCCGAAGATGACGAACACCATAGCCGTGGACATGTATATGGCCGCCGTCATCCAAAACACGGATTGCCACTGCTCCAATGTCTGGTCAGGGTAAACAACAAGGCGTATCGTTACCAGCTGCGCAGTGGAGACCTGGTCGGGCAAAACTACAGTGAAATACATCATCCACTACGACTGATTAGCTAGAGATGGAGAGCTGTGTCGTCAAGTACTGAGTAATCTACAAGATTGGCTCACCCGTGTCGTCTGAGATAATGCTGCTGACCTGCTTTGAATTCAAGTCGTCTCGCTTAAGATTGCGCTCATGATGGAGGCTTAGGTAACCAACCCCTAATCCAAGGTCAGATGACTGGACTAGTTTGGGTAAGTGTTTACTGCTCTCtccgtgtgaggaggaggaggagggggtcatgttACCGGACTGACCGAGTACCACCAACCTGGTCCAGCCAAACTGACGTTACTTGACCTAGTCTGTCGTCTGTTTACCCATCTCGCCTCGGGTCTACTACGACCTACCTCATCTGGGGTCATGGCTCCGACGATGACAGGTACACACATGCTCACCATGTAGGCCAGGGTGTTGCTCACTCCCAGGATGGTTCCTGAAATGACAACATCGAGTGGAAGGGAAATAAACACGAGCAGCACACCTAATGAAATGAAGATGTTGTGTCTGCAGATGATGACAGAACAAGAAGAttacacctttttttcccccatttctagAATAGAAATGACTATATCCCATTGAGATCTGTTGTGTTGTGGAATTCGTAAGACTAAAACGAAATACAACAGAGGATAGTGAGGATCCTTCCACACTGATAGTGTGTGGAGGTTGAAGCCTTCACGTTATTCGTTGTTGGCGACCAGGGCCGTTCAACGCGTATTCCACACTGTTATCGCGCCTCGTCCACGGCTCCTGTGGGTGTTTCTCATCTCTAATCTCTCGCGCCATGACAGCACAATCTCGCCTCTGCCACTGattctcctcatcttcctcacatttctttttttttttttcttgttaactCATGGTACACCCTCCCCTCCTAAATAGTAACACTGGCGCTTGCTGACTGGAGTGACCTAAGAAACATTCCCATGATTTCTACTACCTGTCCACTGGTGACGCTTCCGTGTGTACTGAGCGCGTAAAATAGGTTAATTGGTCGATCTTGCGGACATGGACGTTTGCGTCCATTCTTCCTCTACGATTTCCTTATTTCTAGTCCACGGACCAACCACTCCTGTTCCGAGGCCATTCTTACGGCCAAGGGACCTGTTATATCGGACGCAAAACAACACTTTTCCCCAGTCTTGCATTGAGCTTTTACCTCTGCATGAATTCCGTGTAAATATACTCCAGCGGTGAAGGTCACTTTATCCCAGGAGACGCACAACAGTGTTTCGTCTGCTTTCAGCGAGAGGCTTGCCTAGTCTAACCCAGATATCTTGGGCAACTTGCATCATTCTATCTCTTGTGTTTTTCCCTTCCGACACGACAATAGACATGTCTTCTGTTGAGAAAGTAACTCTTTTTCAGTCCTATTTGCATCTGTGGTCCCGCCTTGAAGTAAGTAAGGTTCTCCACTCTTGATGCACCTGTTGATGATTTGCCTCCTCATCCCCATAGCCAATAAATTACTTCTCGCTCACTCTGAACACAAGCTACGCCAGTGGACCACATGGCATCCCTCGAGTCGTGTTCTTCAGGAATATGCTCCTGGACTTGTCCCAAGTTCTTGGTCCTCCTTTCGCTCCATTCTCAAAACCAGAGAGCTCTTGAGGTTTCCCCTTTGAATCAGGCAGCGGTATGACAACCTGTCTCACAGGACAGTAATCGTTTTAACCCAGCCAACCGTGGTCCTCTTCCTCTGCCATTCCTCAAAGCATCTTCAGCCTTGCAGTCATCTTAGTGATCATGAGAGCGGCTCTTGCGAGGCGAGATCGATCGGTGACAGTCTGTCCATACGTGGCTAATGGGATCATCCTCTGTTGAGCGACTTCGGGGATCTTACGTTGTAACCATGGTATATCTTCGGCTGCTGACCGAGGTACTTCTTAGTGTAGTAGATCATATATACGCACTTGATATCACCGTAacatctggcttaggctagtgtgtgtgtgtgtgtgtgtgtgtgtgtgtacataagccACACCTTGTGATCACAAACCCCAGGTTACCCATCTAGCGAAGTCTACGTCTGAGAAGGTTAGGAATCCTGTCCAGATGCCGTGGGTTCTTGTGTTCTCAGCAGCTGCTGCAACTGTACAGAGGACTGGTTCATCTCTGTACTGCGTTGCTCTCACAATCTGGAGCGATTATGGCTCTTCATAGTAGCTTGAAATATCCCATTGTACAGCAGTCCAAGTTATCAGCTCAACAACCCACACGTCTTACGCTGCAATGGTGAATTTCTGTGTCACAAATgattattactttggtttcttgTCTCGAGAACTGGTTGTTTGTGTGCTTCCGACGATATAGACCACGCAACTCTTGGTTAACCATTGTGCCATGTGATTACTTTGTTGACGGCAGCAagtcgaggatgagccgttgtgatgtctgtttcttacACCGTtaaggctttggaactctttttCATCTTGCGTCTCCCTGATAGTTAAAATCTGACCCGAATTCGGGCATGGATGGGAGTTTCAGTTCATAACTGGAGTCTTCAGAATGAAAACgaagaaatattcttttttctctcattagTACCTTTCTGATATTCTTGAACATCGAGaactttcttttctgttttttttgaCTCGATGCATATCTTGTATTCTTGATCATATGCAAACATAATGTATACTTTATAGAATTTAAAAACAGATTACCTGTACCTGTATGAGTCTCAAACCAATTGAGATAGAATAAAACTTTGTTACATACAAAACTTGATCAAGTCTGGAAGAGGAAAAAACTTTGtcacaaaaaaataatcaaattgaAATAGGAAAAAACTTTGCCACAAAAACTTTATCAAGTTTGAAATAGGATAAAACTTTGTCACACAAGAACCTTTGATCAAGTTTGGAATAGGATAAAACTTTGCCACGCACAAAAACTTAACCAAGTTTGGAACATGACAAAACTTTATCACATGCGAAGAACTTGACACCGCTTGTGCCGCTCACGTTGCTCACCTGCAAAGTTGGGAGAGAGGTCGAGATGGCTGGCGAGGTGACCTGAGCAGATAGCACCACTGAGGGCGGTGCCCACAGGGAAGAGCGCCACCGCCAGGGTGATGTTGCACCCAGCTTGCCCCACCGCCAACAACACCACCCCAGGCAGCATAATCGCTAGGGGAAGCAAGGAAGAGCACCAGCCTCGTCAGTGTCCCGGTTCTCACCACAGAAAACGTGGCACAAGGATGCACAAAACAGACAGAACACGTATGATTGGGGGGTTGTAGGAATCAGAGCAGTGGTCAAACAGAAGTGGCAATCAGGACGATTATAATGGTGGAATTATTATAAGGCTCTTTGTAATGGTGAGATAATTCTGATCTAGACGATAATTCTCTCTCAAGTATCCCAACTCAACACATAAACAGAAGACCTCGATCCACTGACATGAAAATTATAAtcaactcaaaaaaaaagaaggaataaatatgaagaaaatcatGATTTTTCGAGTTAGTTTGGATGTTAGATCTGACTAGTTCGTACAGTAACTACAATGATGCATttggcagggttcgaacccgctGCGGTATTTGAATGGAACGGAACCGCACACATTGCGAGCTTTCTTTAATGATATGTGTACAGAAAATCATGAACATGGGAACTGGATACGAAGTTGAACATTAAACTTTTATGAGACGAACCTGGTGATGTATTCCCTACAGATGACAGAGGGACGTGTGACTTACAGATAATGGCGAAAACCTTCCTGGAGGTGTTGACGGTGATGTACTTGTGGGTGAGCAACCAGTCACCCACCACGCTGGACGCCGTCCCGCCCAGGAACTGTGTGAGGAACGGGAGCGCAGACAGCAGACCGTTCTGCAGCAGGGAACGTGAGATCAGAAACAAAACAGGGAAGAATACAGTACGATCCTCAGACAAGGAACTTCAAAATTCATGTAAACTAATTCAACGTTCTATATGATTAATAGGCTGTAAGGAAGGACCTTATGAGATTACCACTGTCTTCAAGTTCCGCAACACTCCAAAGATCCTTCTCCAAGGAACAGGTAAGAAATCATTAGCTTATATGTTTTGCTCTCTCCCTACATCACAATGTGACAAGCTGGTCAGGCTAATTTCTCTCTCACAAATCTTCTTAATCCTGCATTCTGGATTGTTATCAGAAATTTATCTTTATCGGTCTTGCTGCCGGAAATTGTCGTCAGAATTTTATTATAACTATATTGCTTTAAAAGAAAAACTGACGGTAAATCTAATATTTTCATCTTCATCGCGTTGAATGAAATTTCCGCTGAGCTGGATGGAACCGAACGAAAATATGATCCTGGTCCCAGTCACCGCTCGGGACGTCACACGCCTTTGGCAGCGTTTTTGGCGTCCCTCACTAAACTACAACATAAAGGCTTCCCTTTCCTTTCCATGCGAAGTAGCAACTGTCTTATGAACGGAGAACCCTTACACTTGTGATGGAGAAGCCGAGGATGCTGCTCATGTAGGTCGGGagctgagtgaggaggaggttgaagcCGAACATACTGCCGATGTGAGCGATGTTCGTGGCCCACAGAGGCACGCTGGTGAAGAAACTCCGCCATGGGGTCCGGCTGGGCTGTCAGAAGGAAATGGTGACGAATTACAAACCCAAGGTTGATGCAGATCAACACCCACTTAGCAAGATGTGAAGTCGGCACTCCACGGCTGTTTCGGGTCCATCTACCGTCACGTCAACCAGGTAGTGACATCGAGAAATGCTGGAATAAGAGAAGGTTGTTCTATCTAGGGGGTCCTACCTGGGAAGGAGAGTGCCACTTAGAGTAACCAAGGTCTTTTATGCAGGACACGTAGGGGGCTGAACTCTCCACGTCTTCGTAACGGGTTAACATTACATGAAGCAGCGATGTCCAGATCAGGCCCATCTCGCTGCCATTTCTCCTTTCCTTACCTTATGTTACGTGCtatcctccctacctcctccaccttgtgTTTTGGACTACCTTACCTCCCTCTGTTGTAAGCCACTTttccctcctacctccctccctccctcgccctctgcTGTGTGTTGCCCCGTGTGTACATATCACACTGTGCTCTTTGATTCCCTCTGTTGCTGTTCTCTGTCCGCGACGATGTGCTGTTTATTTTCCCCTCAGTTCAGGTGGTGTCTGGTGCCCCTTCTGCCTTCATTTGCATACACTGGCAGTCTCTCTTCCTCAGTTTTATCCACTAAGAAATAGAAGGGAGATGTTCACACGGCGCCAAGCACACATGCGGTGGTGCAGCAACAACATGCCCAGTTTACCGGTAGGGTTTGTCGTAGGCTTTGTGGATGCTTGCAGAGGTAAGAACAGAGACGAGAGTACCTACTCCAGCAAGGTTGAGAAACTTATCAGAGATTTTGTTTTGCTCATCCCTGTACTGACGTCACAGTTAGATGGGAAGCAGGAGAGCTAAGGCATTAGAGAAGATGTTCgtatgaggaaaatctatttataaAAACCCGAAAGCATACTTTGCTTAAAGACTCGTGAGGCATCTCAAAATTCACGGCAGAGGATTCGCCCTTTCCACTGCAGCGTATGATGCCTTACCCTCCACCAGCGGTGTGTGGTGTCTCTAACCTCCCACCCACTACCCGAGTCTCACCTTGTCCAGAGTCGTGCCCTTGTTGATGGCGTCGAGGATGTAGCTCTGCTCCTCCTGGGAGATCCTCGGGTGAGCAGCGGGGGTGTCGTGCATCAGGAGCATCCACAGCAGAACCCACACCAGAGACACGGCACCGCTGATGTAGAACACGGCCGGCCAGTCCACCGCCGCGATGATCAGCCCACACATGggcatggtgatgatggtgcccaGGGTGTTCGCTGGCCAGGGAAGAAGAATCCAACACGTATTAGATcactcgctgagagagagagagctcgtacCTCCCTCAGAATCGAGGCAAGACCATTTATTCCTGAGGTTCTAAGGATCtatagatatcagagcagcgtgGGTAAGGAGGAAGGCTATGATCAAAACATGACTACGTTGGCCACAGACTTACACATGTAAGTGAAGGACATGAACCTGGGTCGTTCAATGGGCGGGATCCATTTGGCCACCATCACGTTCATCGCCGGGTACACCACGCCCTGCAACACCACAACACGACAGATGACCAACCATTACAGTGTAAACGTAACTTTTATTTATCCAGCATAACTTCATGATTACCTGAGATTTAACTTCCTTAGAGGTtattaatgttgatgatgatgatggcaatcaAAAACCATGACAGACTCAAAGATCATTCAAAATTAAGGTGTTCTGTTAATAAGTTGGTATATCTCCACCTACACCTTAACGTTGTGTACACCATGTCCATACGTCcagtaagtttctctctctctctctctctctctctctctctctctctctcgggcgttTTAAATGAACTTACACATGAACGCGACGCTGTACCAGCGTACACTCGGGCAGAACACACCCCCCCAGCGGGCGTGCTGGGGGTAAGTTGGTGTTATGAGAAGTgtgtagaccccccccccccccttgcccagGCTGTATGTAACCAGTTCAAGGTCAAGAGCACGCCACACTGAAGCGACGGGACGTATTAAACTGTAGCTGCTCACGAGACGTATTACAACCCTGGGAAGATAAATACCTATCGAGCTTTTGAGAGCTGATGATAATGTGTTTTGTCTTCCCTTCGTCTCCTCGGGtatgaggagggagagacttcGTGAGTGGTGAGAGTTTAGGAACGATAGCTTTGTACCGCTGATCCGTGTAAGCAAAgtgagttcttttttttctttttctggtaacagctgactctctctctctctctctctctctctctctctctctctctctctctctctctctctctctctctctctctctctctctctctctttctctctctctctttctctctctctctctctctctctctctctctctctctctctctctctctctctctctctctctctctctctctctctctctcggggcacaCTGGGTGTGTTCACCGGATAAAGAAACGCCACTTCCCTGGTCACGGACCTCAAAGAACGTGTAAAGATAAGATAACTAAGCCGGCCGGCTGGAGGATACTTCGCCCTCAAAGAAGTGAGTTGAGGGACGTTGTTTTTTTGAGAAGTCGGTGTTGCCAAACGCCCGCCCCGATTAAATGTTTTATTCCCCCCCCCTTAATTTTCTGACGTGGTGAGGGTTCTTCGCtgcccactcactctctctaccAACGGCAACTCAACAGCAACACGAAAAAACGCTGTGACTTATGATCATGACTGCAGCAGAACCAGTGGTAACTACGAGCATTCTTTCTAAATGTTgttaacgacaacaa from Panulirus ornatus isolate Po-2019 chromosome 15, ASM3632096v1, whole genome shotgun sequence harbors:
- the LOC139753818 gene encoding sialin-like isoform X2 → MTTAKGRTCGVVPARVSLALLTSAGVVVLYMLRINLSVAIVAMVHTPSSSSSSSSSSSGASLASSAAHTTAFCTTPNQMNWSSEATAVADNGEDVSMTGTADDDVTHLGNVTQDDRLADKMILTGTQKGMVLGAFFYGYFVTNVPGGRMAEVYGTKRVFGAAILIGGILSFFTPLAARTHYVLLILLRALIGLAHGVVYPAMNVMVAKWIPPIERPRFMSFTYMSNTLGTIITMPMCGLIIAAVDWPAVFYISGAVSLVWVLLWMLLMHDTPAAHPRISQEEQSYILDAINKGTTLDKPSRTPWRSFFTSVPLWATNIAHIGSMFGFNLLLTQLPTYMSSILGFSITSNGLLSALPFLTQFLGGTASSVVGDWLLTHKYITVNTSRKVFAIISIMLPGVVLLAVGQAGCNITLAVALFPVGTALSGAICSGHLASHLDLSPNFAGTILGVSNTLAYMVSMCVPVIVGAMTPDETLEQWQSVFWMTAAIYMSTAMVFVIFGSTEIQPWNYKLEAEAERPTPEEEIKFVEDTDQKPRKGLSKDCRMEV
- the LOC139753818 gene encoding sialin-like isoform X3 — encoded protein: MNWSSEATAVADNGEDVSMTGTADDDVTHLGNVTQDDRLADKMILTGTQKGMVLGAFFYGYFVTNVPGGRMAEVYGTKRVFGAAILIGGILSFFTPLAARTHYVLLILLRALIGLAHGVVYPAMNVMVAKWIPPIERPRFMSFTYMSNTLGTIITMPMCGLIIAAVDWPAVFYISGAVSLVWVLLWMLLMHDTPAAHPRISQEEQSYILDAINKGTTLDKPSRTPWRSFFTSVPLWATNIAHIGSMFGFNLLLTQLPTYMSSILGFSITSNGLLSALPFLTQFLGGTASSVVGDWLLTHKYITVNTSRKVFAIISIMLPGVVLLAVGQAGCNITLAVALFPVGTALSGAICSGHLASHLDLSPNFAGTILGVSNTLAYMVSMCVPVIVGAMTPDETLEQWQSVFWMTAAIYMSTAMVFVIFGSTEIQPWNYKLEAEAERPTPEEEIKFVEDTDQKPRKGLSKDCRMEV
- the LOC139753818 gene encoding sialin-like isoform X1 translates to MTTAKGRTCAGVVPARVSLALLTSAGVVVLYMLRINLSVAIVAMVHTPSSSSSSSSSSSGASLASSAAHTTAFCTTPNQMNWSSEATAVADNGEDVSMTGTADDDVTHLGNVTQDDRLADKMILTGTQKGMVLGAFFYGYFVTNVPGGRMAEVYGTKRVFGAAILIGGILSFFTPLAARTHYVLLILLRALIGLAHGVVYPAMNVMVAKWIPPIERPRFMSFTYMSNTLGTIITMPMCGLIIAAVDWPAVFYISGAVSLVWVLLWMLLMHDTPAAHPRISQEEQSYILDAINKGTTLDKPSRTPWRSFFTSVPLWATNIAHIGSMFGFNLLLTQLPTYMSSILGFSITSNGLLSALPFLTQFLGGTASSVVGDWLLTHKYITVNTSRKVFAIISIMLPGVVLLAVGQAGCNITLAVALFPVGTALSGAICSGHLASHLDLSPNFAGTILGVSNTLAYMVSMCVPVIVGAMTPDETLEQWQSVFWMTAAIYMSTAMVFVIFGSTEIQPWNYKLEAEAERPTPEEEIKFVEDTDQKPRKGLSKDCRMEV